The Thalassoroseus pseudoceratinae genome has a segment encoding these proteins:
- a CDS encoding complex I subunit 4 family protein: MGPAFLLTAIIFLPTIGAILLCLHDRESESTMRLTALYTTIFTFGATLLLLTSYYDPAEPGIQPIVKSGEEIVQRGVSYEWIASWNIYFRLGFDGISLPLILLTSFISVLAMLASWSIKKHVRGYLILFLLLETGMLGVFLALDFFLFYVFWEVMLLPMYFLIGVWGGTRKEYAAIKFFLYTLAGSVLMLIAMLMFYFGTEQNFNLMELAAMAERAEAGTIFANPTLQVTAFILLFIGFAIKVPTFPFHTWLPDAHVEAPTPISMILAGVLLKMGGYGLLRIAFPLCPYGTQAAAWTLVFIGAFSIIYGAFAAMAQTDFKRLVAYSSVSHMGYVIVGLAIWKINESTGATENMNFWHMGINGAMFQMIAHGISSAGMFFMVGVLYDRVHHRNLNEFGGIAGIMPLYSGLAAGLFFAGLGLPGLCGFIGEVFVTLSSWSYAPGLAVVVASGVILTAGYILWTLQRVLLGPEYLGPHREALVPMNRREIFVASVLLVSAIVLGVCPFLMFDMMEGSTDQLAESMAKGYQAALQYVEEAATAMTP; this comes from the coding sequence ATGGGACCCGCTTTCCTACTCACCGCTATCATCTTCTTGCCGACGATCGGTGCCATTCTTCTCTGTCTGCATGATCGAGAATCGGAAAGTACGATGCGGCTCACTGCATTGTACACAACCATTTTCACATTCGGCGCAACACTCCTGCTGTTGACGTCATACTACGACCCCGCCGAACCAGGCATTCAGCCAATCGTCAAGAGCGGGGAAGAAATCGTACAACGTGGGGTGTCCTACGAATGGATCGCCAGTTGGAACATTTACTTCCGACTAGGTTTTGATGGTATTAGCCTGCCGTTGATTTTGCTGACAAGCTTCATCAGCGTCCTCGCGATGTTGGCGTCATGGAGTATCAAGAAACACGTTCGCGGCTATCTAATTCTGTTCCTACTCCTCGAGACTGGAATGCTCGGGGTGTTTCTCGCTCTCGACTTCTTCCTGTTCTATGTGTTCTGGGAAGTGATGCTGTTACCGATGTACTTCCTCATCGGCGTGTGGGGGGGCACCCGCAAAGAATATGCGGCCATCAAGTTCTTCCTTTACACACTCGCGGGCAGTGTGTTGATGCTAATCGCGATGTTGATGTTCTACTTCGGAACCGAGCAGAACTTCAACTTGATGGAACTGGCAGCGATGGCTGAGCGGGCTGAAGCCGGCACCATCTTCGCCAACCCAACGTTGCAAGTGACGGCCTTTATCCTGTTGTTTATCGGTTTCGCAATTAAAGTTCCGACGTTCCCCTTCCACACCTGGCTGCCCGATGCGCACGTTGAAGCACCGACTCCGATCAGTATGATCCTTGCCGGTGTCCTTTTAAAAATGGGTGGCTACGGGCTCCTGCGAATTGCGTTTCCTCTTTGTCCATATGGAACGCAAGCCGCTGCCTGGACGCTGGTGTTCATCGGGGCGTTTAGCATCATCTATGGTGCGTTTGCTGCGATGGCCCAAACAGACTTCAAACGCTTAGTGGCATACAGCTCCGTGAGCCACATGGGTTATGTGATCGTTGGCCTAGCGATTTGGAAGATCAACGAATCGACCGGTGCCACGGAAAACATGAACTTCTGGCACATGGGTATCAATGGTGCCATGTTCCAAATGATCGCTCACGGGATTTCCTCAGCGGGGATGTTCTTCATGGTCGGGGTTCTTTATGACCGCGTCCATCACCGGAACCTAAACGAGTTTGGCGGGATCGCCGGTATCATGCCACTTTACAGTGGTCTAGCAGCCGGACTGTTCTTCGCCGGGCTAGGACTCCCTGGCCTATGTGGCTTCATCGGGGAAGTGTTCGTCACACTCAGTAGTTGGAGCTACGCCCCAGGATTGGCCGTGGTGGTTGCCTCGGGTGTGATTCTGACGGCGGGCTATATCTTGTGGACACTCCAACGGGTTTTGCTAGGCCCGGAGTACTTAGGTCCCCACCGTGAAGCTCTCGTGCCTATGAATCGTCGAGAGATTTTCGTTGCGAGCGTGTTGCTCGTCAGTGCAATTGTGTTGGGCGTTTGTCCGTTCCTCATGTTCGACATGATGGAAGGCTCAACCGATCAACTTGCCGAATCGATGGCGAAGGGCTACCAAGCCGCTTTGCAATACGTTGAAGAAGCCGCGACGGCCATGACTCCGTAG
- a CDS encoding NADH-quinone oxidoreductase subunit N: protein MSFSDLIDRLVSNTVNHSLGMFAPELILCASVILLLLARLIDLDRKLPSYWIAMTGVVVAFAVALMNFWNSPGVGQTELFTGLLVYDQFTLFFRLFLLLFLVLVISLTVLSGVPDNEDGPDFYSLLIGSTIGMMLMVEANHLLILFLGVEMTSVPSYAMVGFLKGRRKSSEASFKYVVYGAGAAGVMLYGLSLLGGMLGTANLPEMAAKFALVIDSDATMGTPELRTLALGIMMVVVGLAFKLSLVPFHFWCPDAFEGAAAEVAGFLSIASKAAAFALLVRFCLVFVGTETSALGPLTLALGIGLGIIAVVTTTFGNLAAYSQTNVKRLLAYSTIAHAGYMLMAVSAMLVVLYGNQPNATYEATRCIGGLLFYLVVYLFMNLGAFAVVALIRNQIFSEEIEDYRGLAWEAPALCVCMLICFFSLVGLPPLGGFFGKWYIFASLYQATSVHWSMWVLLVVGGLNTVFSLFYYLRVLKAMFIETRPAQARSVKMPSFSSPVFYVSMITAPVVLLGTIGWLMDGLSNKVREVAGVLF from the coding sequence ATGAGCTTTTCGGACCTGATCGATCGACTTGTCTCGAACACAGTGAATCACTCGCTCGGAATGTTCGCCCCCGAGTTGATTCTGTGTGCCTCGGTGATTTTATTGCTGCTGGCTCGATTGATTGATCTCGATCGAAAATTGCCAAGTTATTGGATTGCCATGACGGGTGTCGTTGTGGCATTCGCCGTCGCCTTGATGAATTTTTGGAACTCGCCTGGCGTTGGCCAAACGGAGTTGTTTACCGGATTGCTCGTTTACGACCAATTCACGTTGTTCTTCCGCTTGTTTCTGCTGTTGTTCCTGGTTCTCGTCATTTCACTGACGGTCCTCAGCGGTGTCCCAGACAACGAAGATGGCCCCGACTTTTACTCACTGCTGATCGGTTCCACGATCGGTATGATGCTAATGGTTGAGGCGAACCATCTGCTGATTCTGTTCCTCGGCGTCGAAATGACGAGTGTCCCGAGTTACGCAATGGTCGGTTTTCTCAAAGGACGCCGAAAAAGTAGTGAAGCATCCTTCAAGTACGTTGTGTATGGTGCCGGGGCAGCCGGAGTCATGCTTTACGGCTTGAGTCTGTTGGGCGGTATGCTTGGCACGGCGAATCTCCCGGAGATGGCAGCGAAATTCGCGTTGGTGATCGATAGTGACGCCACGATGGGCACACCGGAGCTGCGAACGCTTGCTTTGGGTATCATGATGGTTGTGGTCGGACTGGCCTTCAAACTGTCTTTGGTACCGTTTCACTTTTGGTGCCCAGACGCCTTCGAAGGTGCAGCAGCCGAAGTCGCGGGGTTCTTGTCAATTGCATCGAAAGCTGCTGCCTTCGCATTGCTCGTTCGGTTCTGCTTGGTTTTTGTTGGCACAGAGACGAGTGCTCTTGGACCGTTGACACTCGCACTTGGCATCGGGCTGGGCATCATTGCCGTCGTGACCACCACGTTCGGCAACCTCGCTGCCTACTCCCAAACTAACGTCAAACGTCTGCTTGCCTATTCGACGATTGCTCACGCTGGTTACATGTTGATGGCCGTTTCTGCGATGCTCGTCGTGCTCTATGGCAACCAACCAAATGCTACTTACGAAGCGACCCGATGCATTGGTGGATTGCTATTCTATCTTGTCGTCTACCTCTTCATGAACCTGGGTGCGTTCGCAGTAGTCGCGTTGATCCGTAATCAGATCTTCAGCGAAGAGATTGAAGACTACCGCGGTCTTGCCTGGGAAGCCCCGGCATTGTGTGTCTGCATGTTGATCTGCTTTTTCAGTCTCGTCGGTCTCCCGCCTTTGGGTGGATTTTTCGGTAAGTGGTACATCTTCGCGTCACTCTACCAAGCGACTTCTGTCCATTGGTCGATGTGGGTGCTGCTTGTTGTCGGTGGGTTGAATACGGTGTTCAGCTTGTTCTACTATCTTCGAGTGCTGAAGGCGATGTTCATTGAAACTCGTCCCGCTCAAGCCCGTTCGGTCAAGATGCCATCGTTCTCCTCACCGGTGTTCTATGTCAGCATGATTACCGCGCCCGTTGTGCTACTGGGCACGATCGGCTGGTTGATGGATGGCTTGAGTAACAAAGTCCGCGAAGTGGCCGGCGTGCTATTCTAA
- a CDS encoding TatD family hydrolase yields MRRMELIDTHAHLDADAFSNDLEAIIERAASVGVVQILTIGIDIETSRNAFRLAEQFVNVFAVVGIQPNYASTAKPSDMVEIAEMCTSPNVVGIGETGLDRYWDYAPIELQREYFQKHLELAAKTGLPFVVHCRDAEAEVVEELQKFAKGKPLAGLMHSFCGDQQTADACLELGMHFSFSGMLTYKKNRELRDIAKGLPLDRLLVETDSPYLVPTPKRGKEKRNEPAYVAYTCEKLAEVHGLSLSAMADQTTQNARALFQLPSV; encoded by the coding sequence ATGCGACGGATGGAGTTAATCGATACTCACGCGCATCTCGATGCTGATGCCTTTTCCAATGATTTGGAAGCGATCATCGAGCGGGCCGCTAGTGTTGGCGTTGTGCAAATCTTGACGATTGGGATCGACATCGAAACCAGTCGCAATGCGTTTCGACTAGCCGAGCAGTTTGTAAACGTGTTTGCTGTCGTTGGGATTCAGCCCAACTACGCCAGCACAGCGAAACCAAGCGACATGGTCGAGATCGCTGAAATGTGTACCTCACCGAATGTTGTCGGCATTGGCGAGACGGGGCTCGATCGCTACTGGGATTATGCCCCAATTGAACTTCAGCGAGAGTACTTTCAAAAGCATTTGGAACTCGCGGCGAAAACCGGCTTGCCGTTTGTCGTGCACTGCCGAGATGCGGAAGCCGAAGTCGTTGAGGAACTTCAGAAATTCGCCAAGGGCAAGCCTCTAGCCGGATTGATGCACTCATTCTGTGGCGACCAGCAGACCGCCGATGCGTGTCTGGAATTAGGGATGCATTTTTCTTTTTCTGGCATGCTGACTTACAAGAAGAACCGAGAACTACGCGACATCGCGAAAGGGTTACCGCTCGACCGTTTGTTGGTGGAGACGGATTCCCCGTATCTCGTCCCGACCCCCAAGCGGGGCAAAGAGAAACGCAACGAACCCGCGTATGTCGCTTACACCTGCGAGAAACTCGCGGAAGTGCATGGTCTCAGTTTGTCAGCGATGGCGGACCAGACGACTCAGAACGCTAGGGCATTGTTTCAACTCCCGTCCGTATAA
- a CDS encoding ABC transporter permease: protein MFWHIARKDIHLLMQDRRALVVLLVFPMIFITIIGLTTGKMLGWQNKNQMLTVAYSDQVDYESIESIYDDPELDERSRLQARNVVSKIVNSFQIREGVRLIREDDPQMLQRLKQGLKNDADEKAAMVMEFGPDFYADMMQLDASVFLGVEEGTPAEQLARMDITLSSDAEESSRHALIEQFVWDIVRAETAPYALCENGGQIRTRIRVRCEELEAELDQPPIERLPAEELEPEDSGASRIYDEIVPGFTVMFVFFLVNIMARSFLEERELGTLRRLRLAPVSPVHVLVGKTLPFFILSIIQTTLLFLFGRLLFNMSWGAQPLLILPILLATSLSATALGLMISTIVRSDSQVSAYATAFVILLASLSGCFLPRDWLSPEMQIVSLFTPHGWALIAYDNILTQSTADLGLVARCCGVLVLFSIGFFGVGIWKFRRFQ, encoded by the coding sequence ATGTTTTGGCATATCGCTCGCAAGGACATTCATCTGCTCATGCAGGATCGGCGAGCATTGGTGGTGCTGCTTGTCTTCCCGATGATTTTCATCACGATTATCGGGCTGACGACTGGCAAAATGCTGGGGTGGCAGAACAAAAATCAAATGTTGACGGTCGCTTACAGCGATCAGGTGGATTACGAGTCGATCGAATCGATTTATGACGATCCGGAACTGGATGAACGATCCCGTTTGCAAGCCCGCAATGTGGTCAGCAAGATCGTCAATTCGTTTCAGATACGCGAAGGTGTGCGGCTCATCCGCGAAGACGACCCGCAAATGCTCCAGCGACTCAAGCAGGGACTCAAGAACGACGCCGATGAAAAGGCGGCTATGGTGATGGAATTCGGTCCGGACTTCTACGCGGACATGATGCAACTCGATGCAAGTGTGTTCCTGGGTGTCGAAGAAGGGACTCCCGCCGAACAACTAGCCCGCATGGATATCACCCTCAGTAGCGACGCGGAAGAATCCAGCCGGCATGCGCTGATCGAACAATTCGTGTGGGATATCGTACGAGCTGAAACAGCGCCCTATGCGTTATGCGAAAACGGCGGACAAATCCGCACCCGAATTCGGGTTCGCTGTGAGGAGTTGGAAGCTGAACTCGACCAACCACCAATCGAGCGGCTTCCCGCCGAGGAACTCGAACCCGAGGACAGCGGGGCCAGCCGAATTTATGACGAAATCGTTCCGGGTTTCACCGTGATGTTCGTATTCTTCCTCGTCAACATCATGGCCCGTTCGTTTCTTGAAGAACGCGAACTCGGCACGCTCCGACGACTGCGTCTCGCACCGGTGTCGCCGGTGCATGTCCTGGTGGGAAAGACACTGCCGTTCTTCATCCTGTCGATCATCCAAACAACTCTGTTGTTCCTGTTCGGACGGTTGCTCTTCAATATGTCTTGGGGCGCACAACCACTGTTGATCTTGCCAATTTTGTTAGCGACGTCGCTCTCAGCCACGGCGTTAGGGCTGATGATTTCAACAATCGTGCGGAGTGATTCCCAAGTGTCCGCCTATGCGACAGCGTTCGTGATTCTCTTGGCGAGTTTGAGCGGTTGTTTTCTCCCTCGCGATTGGCTGTCACCGGAGATGCAGATTGTCAGTCTATTCACACCGCACGGATGGGCCTTGATCGCATACGACAACATCTTGACACAATCAACGGCCGATCTGGGCTTAGTCGCCCGTTGTTGCGGTGTGCTCGTGTTGTTTTCGATCGGCTTTTTCGGCGTCGGAATTTGGAAGTTCCGCCGCTTTCAGTAG
- a CDS encoding ABC transporter ATP-binding protein encodes MHLLEVSHLQKRYGDFLAVDDISFQVNAGEIFGLLGPNGAGKSTTMMMIAGLLSADAGEVRLNGQPLVPEARELRATLGVVPQDLAVYPELTAWENLNFFGKLYGLKGAELERRIASSLERTGLTGRADSRSQEYSGGMKRRLNFGIALLHHPQLLILDEPTVGVDPQSRAHLLDCVRQLRDEGVAVIYASHYMEEVQALCDRVAIVDQGKLLACDTLRELLSRMSADLCFRITPKDRQIPHELQQLAEVVDTSAGDDGELTLIVSRENDRLNETLMQITRYLNDHQIPLRAVETQDPNLERLFLDLTGRRLRD; translated from the coding sequence ATGCATCTGTTGGAAGTGTCCCATCTTCAAAAGCGGTACGGCGATTTTCTGGCCGTCGACGACATCAGCTTTCAAGTGAATGCTGGTGAGATATTCGGGTTGCTCGGGCCGAACGGTGCCGGGAAGTCGACCACGATGATGATGATTGCCGGTCTGCTCTCAGCGGACGCTGGCGAGGTACGCCTGAACGGCCAACCGTTAGTGCCCGAGGCTCGTGAGCTTCGAGCGACTCTCGGCGTGGTTCCTCAGGATCTCGCTGTCTATCCGGAGCTCACGGCGTGGGAAAACCTGAACTTCTTCGGCAAACTCTACGGACTGAAAGGGGCCGAACTCGAACGTCGGATTGCGTCGTCCCTGGAGCGAACCGGTTTGACCGGACGTGCCGACAGTCGTTCGCAAGAGTATTCCGGCGGAATGAAACGCCGATTGAATTTCGGGATCGCCCTGCTCCATCACCCGCAACTGTTGATTTTGGACGAGCCGACTGTCGGCGTCGATCCGCAATCTCGGGCCCATTTGCTCGATTGCGTTCGCCAACTTCGGGACGAAGGGGTCGCGGTCATTTATGCCAGTCACTACATGGAAGAGGTGCAAGCCCTGTGTGATCGGGTCGCGATCGTTGATCAGGGCAAACTCCTGGCTTGCGATACGTTGAGAGAACTCCTTTCGCGAATGAGTGCCGACCTTTGTTTCCGCATCACCCCAAAGGATCGGCAAATTCCCCATGAACTCCAACAACTCGCCGAAGTCGTGGACACGAGTGCCGGGGATGATGGCGAATTGACTTTGATTGTTTCACGAGAGAACGATCGACTCAATGAAACGCTGATGCAGATCACTCGCTATTTAAATGACCACCAAATTCCGCTGCGAGCCGTCGAAACTCAGGATCCGAACTTGGAACGTCTGTTCCTCGACCTGACCGGTCGGCGACTCCGCGACTGA
- a CDS encoding LacI family DNA-binding transcriptional regulator → MPPENRSNSQVPRMIDVARRAGVSRMAVSAVLMGTGEGRIRVSPKTATRIRAAAQEIGYRPNRAAQQLAGKKSGVVAIIARDWQNFLTQKALAWMQTFAESFDLKVLAVRAYPETDAIYRTLEEYRSGWVDGVVYLAHENESQWPELVELLRGQPCFVTAIGSLNIDGVPRVINEVQSGAVQSLRHLHERGFRRPVFVTEQLELGSIPSRLDAYLATASELGMDFGRKQVIVATRDWLVNDPKFAPLFDELAHDLLAIRQADSILCDTDFTAAGLLKAIRHLGYRVPEECAVVGWGNLQFSAFTDPALTTVSYDLPTLLERAMSQLKGLIEQHSPKNDTTEVATELVIRESA, encoded by the coding sequence ATGCCGCCCGAAAATCGCTCGAATTCCCAAGTTCCACGAATGATCGATGTCGCTCGCCGAGCCGGTGTGTCGCGGATGGCGGTTTCGGCTGTGTTGATGGGTACCGGCGAAGGCCGAATCCGGGTCTCTCCGAAAACCGCGACGCGAATTCGTGCGGCGGCTCAGGAAATTGGATACCGCCCGAATCGAGCGGCTCAGCAGTTGGCTGGTAAGAAAAGCGGGGTGGTGGCAATCATCGCCCGAGACTGGCAGAACTTTCTGACGCAGAAGGCATTGGCGTGGATGCAGACATTCGCGGAATCCTTCGACCTGAAAGTTTTGGCCGTTCGAGCGTATCCCGAGACAGACGCGATCTACCGGACGCTGGAAGAGTATCGCAGTGGCTGGGTGGATGGCGTGGTTTACTTGGCCCACGAGAACGAATCGCAATGGCCGGAATTGGTGGAGCTCCTCAGAGGACAACCCTGCTTCGTCACGGCGATTGGATCGCTGAACATTGACGGAGTTCCGCGTGTGATTAATGAGGTGCAATCGGGTGCGGTTCAAAGTCTGCGACATCTTCACGAACGAGGTTTTCGGCGTCCCGTGTTTGTCACGGAACAACTTGAGCTTGGTTCGATTCCATCGCGATTGGATGCGTACCTCGCCACCGCCAGCGAATTAGGAATGGATTTCGGTCGAAAGCAAGTCATCGTGGCCACTCGCGATTGGCTTGTGAACGATCCCAAGTTCGCCCCGCTGTTTGATGAGCTGGCTCACGACCTGCTGGCGATCCGGCAAGCCGATTCCATTCTTTGCGACACGGATTTCACAGCGGCTGGACTGCTGAAAGCGATTCGCCACTTAGGTTACCGCGTGCCGGAGGAATGTGCCGTGGTCGGTTGGGGAAACTTGCAATTCTCGGCCTTCACCGATCCGGCACTGACGACTGTCAGCTACGACCTACCCACCTTGCTAGAACGAGCGATGAGCCAACTCAAGGGCCTCATCGAGCAACATTCCCCGAAGAACGACACGACAGAAGTGGCAACGGAACTTGTGATCCGCGAGTCCGCCTAA
- a CDS encoding DUF1559 domain-containing protein: MITHRRHGFTLIELLVVIAIIAILIALLLPAVQQAREAARRTQCKNNLKQLGIALHNYHDTYQSFPPGNLDPNANGDRSASWLTRILPNMEQGAAAGQITYNDTDWTMQSDRTNRNWAVTNALRVASLNCPSSPLPTTRTQSTNSSTQGLGAPAEIEYQLVNYVGINGSYNRGGTTTCCPTPSTWTGYARSNYNGMIVPDNSKGDATRIADVTDGTSQTIMVGEQSDFYIADDGTKQDLRACRHDGGAWSGGAGGDTGWWLNMTAIRYDINANRIDSGFGHKQPYHRHTLINSAHPGGAQMLLGDGSVRFFSENIDRPTLEAYADRADGTVINEL, from the coding sequence ATGATTACTCACAGAAGACACGGATTTACGCTGATCGAATTGCTCGTTGTCATTGCGATCATCGCCATTCTCATCGCTCTGTTGCTGCCTGCTGTTCAACAGGCCCGGGAAGCCGCCCGGCGGACGCAGTGTAAGAACAACTTGAAGCAGCTCGGCATCGCTCTGCACAACTACCACGACACCTATCAGTCGTTCCCACCGGGCAACTTGGATCCCAACGCCAACGGTGATCGTAGTGCGAGTTGGCTCACGCGGATTCTCCCCAACATGGAGCAGGGGGCCGCGGCTGGGCAAATCACTTACAACGATACCGACTGGACCATGCAATCCGACCGGACGAATCGCAACTGGGCCGTGACGAATGCCTTGCGAGTTGCCAGCCTGAACTGCCCGTCCAGCCCGCTGCCAACGACCCGAACGCAAAGCACGAACAGCTCCACGCAAGGTCTGGGAGCACCGGCGGAAATCGAATACCAGTTGGTGAATTACGTTGGAATCAACGGTTCCTACAACCGTGGCGGTACAACGACTTGCTGTCCGACCCCATCGACTTGGACCGGCTACGCTCGTTCGAATTACAACGGCATGATCGTTCCCGATAATTCCAAAGGAGATGCCACGCGAATCGCTGACGTGACCGATGGGACAAGCCAGACGATCATGGTCGGCGAGCAATCTGATTTCTACATCGCTGATGACGGAACCAAGCAGGACTTGCGAGCGTGTCGGCATGATGGTGGGGCATGGTCGGGCGGTGCTGGCGGTGACACCGGATGGTGGCTCAACATGACGGCCATTCGCTACGACATCAACGCGAACCGAATCGACAGTGGATTCGGGCACAAACAGCCGTACCACCGTCACACGCTGATCAACTCGGCACACCCTGGCGGAGCACAGATGCTGTTGGGGGACGGGTCCGTTCGGTTCTTCTCCGAGAACATCGATCGACCAACACTCGAAGCGTACGCCGACCGAGCGGACGGCACGGTGATCAACGAACTGTAA
- a CDS encoding transthyretin-like family protein gives MKTTIYSLLMTWSTLTFLGCGGGASDQPEVVDVTGTVMQGGTPVVGALVEFIPENGRPSQATTNEQGEFTLNYLDGVDGAIAGTHKVRINPNPIDSSAAGGGEEAPAAAPPEPILFNNPDPVEVQPDGENTFTFDIAEWPKQRG, from the coding sequence ATGAAGACGACGATTTATTCGCTGCTGATGACTTGGTCGACGTTGACGTTTCTCGGTTGTGGTGGCGGTGCGAGCGACCAACCGGAAGTCGTTGACGTCACTGGAACTGTGATGCAAGGTGGTACTCCGGTTGTCGGTGCCCTTGTCGAGTTCATTCCCGAAAACGGCAGACCCTCGCAAGCAACGACGAACGAACAGGGCGAGTTCACCTTGAATTATCTCGATGGCGTGGACGGGGCCATCGCGGGCACGCACAAGGTCCGGATCAACCCGAACCCGATCGACTCCTCGGCCGCCGGCGGCGGTGAAGAAGCTCCGGCCGCTGCACCGCCGGAACCGATTTTGTTCAATAATCCTGATCCGGTCGAAGTTCAGCCAGACGGCGAAAACACGTTCACATTCGACATTGCCGAATGGCCGAAACAACGGGGCTAA
- a CDS encoding diacylglycerol/polyprenol kinase family protein, translating to MSSGKHETDVLEGPQSKPTGFLARLEPKEWRRRLWHMSPGLLPPLLWLIPHRDPLSWIAKSIIAVIGIALSLHIFLRYQHIQRSGDTARATAVLGYVLSVFGAFLIFPQAAQIGMAVLGILAFGDGCATLGGQLFRGPRLPWNGDKSWSGFFSFIVMGTLVAALWYWGETWFNVEAAEYRQVSFLTALAVTGSAALVAAIAESLPSRLNDNIRVGFCAVLTMAAAQTVFVGWDHL from the coding sequence ATGTCATCTGGAAAACACGAAACCGATGTGCTCGAGGGACCGCAGAGCAAGCCAACCGGTTTCTTGGCACGTTTGGAACCGAAAGAGTGGCGTCGGCGATTGTGGCATATGTCGCCGGGGTTGCTTCCGCCGTTGCTATGGCTGATTCCGCACCGCGATCCGCTTTCGTGGATTGCCAAAAGCATCATTGCAGTGATCGGGATCGCATTGTCACTGCATATCTTCTTGCGGTATCAGCACATTCAGCGAAGCGGAGACACGGCTCGTGCGACTGCCGTCTTGGGGTACGTGCTGAGTGTCTTCGGAGCGTTCTTGATCTTCCCGCAAGCCGCCCAAATTGGCATGGCTGTGCTCGGAATTCTGGCCTTCGGAGACGGCTGTGCAACGTTGGGCGGACAGCTCTTCCGTGGTCCTCGATTGCCCTGGAACGGGGATAAGTCTTGGAGTGGATTCTTCAGCTTTATCGTGATGGGAACGTTGGTTGCCGCTCTCTGGTATTGGGGCGAAACATGGTTCAACGTTGAAGCGGCCGAGTACCGTCAGGTCAGCTTCTTGACGGCACTCGCGGTGACCGGTTCGGCCGCATTGGTCGCAGCGATCGCGGAGTCTTTGCCGTCCCGTCTCAACGACAACATTCGAGTTGGTTTCTGTGCCGTCCTGACGATGGCAGCGGCACAGACCGTGTTCGTCGGTTGGGATCATCTCTAG